A genome region from Myxococcota bacterium includes the following:
- a CDS encoding SDR family NAD(P)-dependent oxidoreductase: MTILVTGAAGFIGAALCERLLKEGHQVVGLDNLNNYYDPKLKQARLERLSGQGWQFEKADISDRAAMESLFAKHGFDQVINLAAQAGVRHSVSHPHDYVSSNLVGFLNILEGCRQTQVKHLIYASTSSVYGSSTNYPFSEDDSADRPVSLYGATKRANELMAHSYTHLYGFPTTGLRFFTVYGPWGRPDMALFKFTKNIFEGKPIDVYNKGHMLRNFTYIDDVVEGLVRLIRHPGEDYRVFNLGSPVSTSLLDYIQEIEKNAGKKAILNYLPMQPGDVAQNPADTHRLTDATGFTPQISVGEGVKKFVDWYREYFG; the protein is encoded by the coding sequence ATGACCATTTTGGTAACTGGCGCAGCCGGATTTATCGGTGCAGCATTATGTGAGCGCCTATTAAAAGAAGGCCACCAAGTGGTAGGCCTGGACAATCTTAACAATTATTATGACCCAAAGCTGAAGCAAGCCAGGCTAGAACGCTTATCGGGCCAAGGTTGGCAGTTCGAAAAAGCCGACATCAGCGATAGAGCGGCTATGGAGTCTCTCTTTGCCAAGCACGGCTTCGACCAAGTTATCAATCTTGCCGCCCAAGCAGGCGTGCGCCACTCGGTCAGTCATCCGCACGATTACGTCAGCTCAAACCTAGTCGGCTTTTTGAATATTCTAGAAGGCTGTCGTCAAACTCAGGTAAAACATCTGATTTACGCCTCCACCAGCTCCGTGTACGGCTCCAGCACCAATTATCCCTTTTCAGAAGATGACTCCGCAGACCGGCCAGTCTCGCTATACGGCGCCACCAAGCGGGCCAACGAACTTATGGCGCATTCGTACACACATCTATACGGCTTTCCCACCACGGGCCTGCGCTTCTTCACCGTCTACGGCCCCTGGGGCAGGCCCGACATGGCGCTATTCAAATTCACCAAAAACATCTTCGAAGGCAAACCCATCGACGTCTACAACAAAGGGCACATGCTTCGAAACTTCACTTATATAGATGATGTCGTTGAAGGTTTAGTTCGGTTGATCAGACATCCCGGTGAAGACTACCGAGTATTCAACCTGGGCAGCCCAGTGAGCACTTCTTTACTGGATTATATTCAGGAAATTGAAAAAAATGCTGGCAAAAAAGCCATCTTGAACTATCTGCCCATGCAACCCGGCGATGTCGCCCAAAATCCCGCCGATACGCACCGACTAACAGATGCCACAGGGTTTACG
- a CDS encoding nucleotide sugar dehydrogenase: MVPVISVIGLGYVGFPLAVAFAKHYKVIGFDTNANRVSELQNGFDRTEQAESADFSNANITLSAESSLLSEANFHIVTVPTPIDSAKKPDLSHLLSACKLLGAYLKRFDTVVFESTVYPGLTEEECLPVLEALSGLKAGTDFYLGYSPERINPGDKQHTLASVIKVVSGFDAASLSTIASVYAKIIEAGVYEAPSIKVAEAAKVLENTQRDVNVALMNELALICHRLSIDTGEVLKAAGTKWNFLDFKPGLVGGHCISVDPYYLTHKAEQLGYHPEVILAGRRINDQMGTYIAQQTVLQMIHQDISIKNAKVAILGITFKENCPDIRNSRVIDIIRELNRYGIQTLVHDPMANRGEVLHEYGIELLDWEQLPRVEAAVIAVAHDKYRHFFTEAFSEKLIQKGLVMDIKGILAPSDDYKIWRL; this comes from the coding sequence ATGGTTCCTGTTATTTCAGTCATCGGCTTGGGCTACGTCGGCTTTCCTTTGGCGGTGGCATTCGCAAAACACTACAAAGTCATTGGTTTTGACACGAATGCCAATCGTGTCTCGGAGCTGCAAAATGGATTCGACCGAACAGAGCAAGCCGAAAGCGCTGATTTTTCAAATGCCAATATAACTTTAAGCGCTGAATCCAGCCTGCTATCTGAGGCTAATTTTCACATTGTCACCGTACCAACGCCCATCGATTCTGCCAAAAAGCCTGATTTGAGCCATCTGCTATCGGCCTGCAAATTGCTAGGCGCCTATTTAAAAAGATTCGATACCGTAGTCTTTGAATCCACGGTCTATCCTGGCCTAACCGAAGAAGAATGCCTGCCTGTACTGGAGGCGCTATCTGGCCTCAAAGCAGGGACTGATTTCTACCTGGGCTATTCACCCGAGCGCATTAATCCAGGCGACAAACAACATACGCTGGCAAGCGTTATTAAAGTTGTATCGGGTTTCGACGCAGCCAGCTTGAGCACAATCGCCTCGGTTTACGCAAAAATAATCGAAGCGGGCGTCTACGAGGCACCTAGTATCAAAGTCGCTGAGGCAGCCAAAGTGCTTGAAAACACTCAACGTGATGTCAACGTGGCACTGATGAACGAGCTGGCGTTAATATGCCATCGCCTCTCCATTGACACAGGCGAAGTGCTCAAAGCCGCAGGCACCAAATGGAACTTCCTGGATTTCAAACCTGGTTTGGTTGGCGGCCATTGTATCAGCGTAGACCCATACTATCTCACCCATAAGGCAGAGCAGTTGGGCTACCACCCTGAAGTCATCTTAGCTGGCAGACGAATCAACGACCAAATGGGCACGTATATCGCGCAACAAACCGTCCTACAGATGATTCACCAAGACATTTCGATCAAAAATGCCAAAGTGGCCATTTTAGGCATTACCTTTAAAGAAAACTGCCCCGATATCAGAAATAGTCGGGTGATTGATATTATCCGAGAACTTAATCGCTACGGCATCCAGACCCTGGTCCACGATCCCATGGCCAATCGGGGCGAGGTTCTGCACGAGTACGGCATCGAGCTATTAGACTGGGAGCAGCTGCCTAGAGTCGAAGCCGCCGTTATCGCTGTCGCGCATGATAAATACCGTCACTTTTTTACAGAGGCTTTTTCAGAAAAGCTGATACAAAAGGGCTTAGTGATGGACATTAAAGGCATTTTAGCACCAAGCGACGACTATAAAATTTGGAGACTATAA
- a CDS encoding P-loop NTPase — translation MLKDQLLDAFSKIIVPEFEQDVVKLGWVRAIEIEGQKLRIDLVLPSFALKSERQCASAVKEAAILLAPTGTAVDLNVFAEVQPAVEQSVKKEGIADVKNIILVLSGKGGVGKSTVASNLALALSGMGCRVGLLDADVYGPSIPTLFDVPKDAEVFGIAKEGSTENYMIPLEAKGIKLMSIGFLVDTSSAMIWRGPMIASAAMQMFNNTAWGDVDYLIVDMPPGTGDIHLTISQKVTVAGALVVSTPQDLALADVTRAKAMLDKVNIPTFGLVENMSYFVCDGCDKRHEIFSHGGARQLAGQLGVPVVAEIPLDATLSFQHPAYQDLAHDLATRVVKAAMAKPAPKKEKTRLAILG, via the coding sequence ATGTTGAAAGACCAGCTTCTAGACGCTTTTTCCAAAATCATTGTGCCTGAATTCGAACAAGATGTTGTCAAACTTGGCTGGGTTAGAGCCATTGAAATTGAAGGTCAGAAATTACGCATCGATTTAGTTTTGCCGAGCTTCGCGCTCAAATCGGAGCGCCAGTGCGCTTCAGCAGTCAAAGAAGCGGCTATTTTATTAGCCCCGACAGGCACAGCGGTCGACTTGAATGTTTTCGCGGAAGTTCAGCCAGCGGTTGAGCAAAGCGTGAAGAAAGAAGGCATTGCTGATGTTAAAAATATTATTTTGGTCCTATCGGGTAAAGGCGGCGTCGGCAAAAGCACAGTCGCATCCAATCTGGCTTTAGCGCTTTCGGGGATGGGATGCCGCGTGGGCCTTTTAGATGCTGATGTTTATGGACCGTCCATCCCGACACTGTTTGACGTTCCTAAAGATGCTGAAGTTTTTGGCATTGCCAAAGAAGGCAGCACTGAAAACTACATGATTCCCTTGGAAGCCAAGGGCATTAAACTGATGAGCATCGGCTTTTTGGTAGACACCAGCTCAGCCATGATCTGGCGCGGGCCTATGATAGCTTCAGCCGCCATGCAAATGTTCAATAACACCGCTTGGGGTGACGTGGATTACTTGATCGTGGATATGCCACCAGGAACCGGCGATATTCACTTGACGATTTCGCAGAAAGTCACTGTGGCAGGCGCATTGGTGGTCTCTACCCCTCAAGATTTAGCCTTAGCAGATGTAACCAGGGCCAAAGCGATGCTTGATAAAGTGAATATTCCGACATTCGGTTTGGTTGAGAATATGAGCTATTTCGTGTGCGACGGTTGCGATAAGCGTCATGAGATATTCTCTCACGGCGGCGCGCGTCAGCTGGCAGGCCAGTTAGGCGTGCCAGTGGTGGCCGAGATTCCGCTGGATGCGACTTTGAGCTTTCAGCATCCGGCCTACCAGGATTTGGCTCATGATTTGGCAACCCGGGTTGTCAAGGCAGCGATGGCGAAGCCTGCTCCGAAGAAAGAAAAAACGCGTTTGGCAATATTGGGATAG
- a CDS encoding glutamine synthetase beta-grasp domain-containing protein, with translation MFSFVEYIWIDGAKPSQGLRCKTRILDFGDSRPNLSLFPVWGYDGSSTNQSTGHFSDLVLKPVNFVKDPIRGDGHYLVLCEVFNVDGTPHESNTRAKLREEMQRGAPDEDAWIGFEQEYTMYEPDGRRPYKWPEHKEPEPQGPYYCSVGADRAWGRSLSEGHAGACVMAGLAIYGTNAEVMPSQWEFQIGYRGVKSESADPLTISDHLWLARWLLHRIGEDIGISVSLSQKPMKGDWNGAGMHTNFSTRAMRDEKTGWGEITKLVEGLSTHHKEHIAEYGAGLEERLTGHHETCDINTFKMGECDRGASIRIPEPVVQKRCGYIEDRRPGANADPYRISTRLLKTLHEIK, from the coding sequence ATGTTCAGCTTTGTAGAATATATTTGGATCGACGGCGCGAAACCTTCTCAAGGTTTAAGATGTAAGACTCGAATCTTAGATTTTGGCGATTCAAGGCCTAACCTGTCTCTGTTTCCTGTTTGGGGCTACGATGGCTCATCTACCAACCAATCGACCGGCCATTTTTCGGACCTGGTGCTAAAACCAGTCAACTTTGTCAAAGACCCGATTCGAGGCGATGGGCACTATCTGGTTTTGTGTGAAGTTTTCAACGTGGATGGCACGCCTCACGAAAGCAACACCAGAGCCAAGCTGCGTGAAGAAATGCAGCGTGGTGCGCCTGATGAAGACGCATGGATTGGCTTCGAGCAAGAATACACCATGTATGAGCCAGATGGCAGAAGACCCTATAAATGGCCCGAGCACAAAGAACCAGAACCCCAAGGCCCTTACTATTGCTCCGTGGGCGCAGACAGAGCCTGGGGACGTAGCCTTTCGGAAGGCCACGCGGGTGCCTGTGTGATGGCTGGCCTTGCCATTTATGGAACGAACGCAGAAGTGATGCCTTCTCAATGGGAATTTCAAATAGGCTATCGAGGCGTCAAATCCGAAAGCGCGGACCCGCTCACCATCTCCGACCATTTGTGGCTAGCCCGTTGGCTGTTGCACCGCATCGGTGAGGATATTGGTATCAGTGTCAGTCTGTCGCAAAAGCCGATGAAAGGCGATTGGAACGGTGCCGGCATGCATACCAACTTCTCCACCAGAGCCATGCGAGATGAAAAGACTGGTTGGGGCGAAATCACCAAGCTGGTCGAAGGGCTTTCAACGCATCACAAAGAACATATTGCTGAGTACGGCGCTGGTTTGGAAGAACGACTGACAGGCCACCACGAAACCTGCGACATCAACACTTTCAAAATGGGCGAATGTGATCGAGGCGCCTCGATTCGAATTCCAGAGCCTGTGGTCCAAAAGCGCTGTGGCTATATCGAAGACCGGCGCCCAGGTGCCAATGCTGACCCTTATCGTATCTCAACTCGTTTATTGAAGACTTTGCATGAAATTAAGTAA
- a CDS encoding pyridoxal phosphate-dependent aminotransferase, whose amino-acid sequence MKLSNRVLNLGSSPTLAMKARTKALHDQGIEVISLSAGEPDFETPACIVEVAHRALDKGVSRYTGVRGNDELISAMRLKFKRDQGLDYAPAQVLSSVGAKACLSLAFDALLEPGDEAIILVPYWVSYPEMVKLSGATPVFAKPTLESINAAITPKTKAIVVNSPNNPDGAVYSKEFFQGMMKLLEGTGVWVISDEIYEHLVFDGLKHVSPASVSEDAYARTIVINGVSKGYAMTGWRVGIIGGPEPAVSAMVKLQEQRISCIPTICQMAAAYALTEPAELKVEIEKMRLAYQERRDRFMEAIVQIPGVTCEKPQGAFYTFPNFSARFPDDTALANALLADAHVATVPGTPFGMPGHLRISLASKLEEILAGVDKIKQFLSSRP is encoded by the coding sequence ATGAAATTAAGTAACCGCGTTTTAAACTTAGGCTCCTCCCCAACTTTGGCAATGAAAGCGCGAACCAAAGCGTTGCACGATCAAGGTATCGAAGTTATCTCGTTAAGTGCGGGCGAGCCTGATTTTGAAACACCCGCTTGTATTGTCGAAGTGGCGCACCGGGCACTCGATAAAGGCGTGAGCCGCTATACGGGCGTTCGGGGAAATGACGAACTGATTTCAGCCATGCGGCTTAAGTTTAAACGAGATCAAGGTTTGGACTACGCACCAGCGCAAGTGCTGTCTTCGGTCGGGGCGAAAGCGTGTTTATCGTTGGCTTTTGATGCGCTATTAGAGCCAGGTGATGAAGCGATTATCTTGGTGCCTTATTGGGTAAGTTACCCAGAAATGGTCAAGCTTTCCGGTGCAACGCCTGTTTTTGCAAAACCAACACTTGAATCTATCAACGCGGCGATTACGCCTAAAACCAAAGCAATTGTAGTCAACTCTCCGAACAACCCTGACGGGGCGGTGTATTCGAAAGAATTCTTCCAAGGCATGATGAAGCTTTTAGAAGGCACCGGCGTTTGGGTAATATCAGACGAGATATACGAGCACTTGGTATTCGATGGTTTGAAACACGTATCTCCGGCATCGGTGTCTGAAGACGCCTATGCTAGAACGATTGTGATTAACGGCGTATCCAAAGGCTACGCGATGACTGGCTGGCGCGTTGGTATTATCGGCGGGCCTGAGCCGGCGGTTTCGGCGATGGTTAAACTGCAAGAACAACGTATCAGCTGTATCCCTACGATCTGTCAGATGGCTGCTGCGTATGCGCTGACAGAGCCGGCGGAGCTGAAGGTTGAGATTGAAAAGATGCGCTTGGCGTATCAAGAACGCCGCGATCGATTCATGGAAGCGATTGTGCAGATTCCAGGTGTAACTTGTGAAAAGCCGCAAGGTGCGTTTTATACGTTCCCGAACTTCAGCGCTCGCTTTCCGGATGATACGGCGCTCGCTAATGCGTTACTGGCTGACGCTCACGTAGCAACCGTGCCCGGCACCCCCTTCGGCATGCCAGGGCATTTAAGGATCAGTCTAGCGTCAAAACTAGAAGAAATTCTAGCAGGCGTAGATAAAATCAAGCAATTCCTGTCATCCCGGCCTTGA
- the pheT gene encoding phenylalanine--tRNA ligase subunit beta, whose amino-acid sequence MYVSIQTLHSLVDLTGASPDELARKLTFAGLEIESVQSFEDDTILELKVTPNRPDALSHFGVARELAAIYLSRTTFLAPSVKELGASIHDLIQVHVQAKEACPRYALRIIEGVQIAESPEWLQKKLLAINIKPINNVVDITNWVLMERGQPLHAFDLDILSKAKGRFGVKVRFAEEGEKLVTLDGKERILTSTDLVIADDEQALAIAGVMGGKNSEVTNTTQNILLESAYFEPSGVRKTAKRLQMSTDSSYRFERGCDPNGVIGALDRAASLIEEIAGGRIRREVVDIYANPIQPLEISLRPARLAALSGLSESQMDPVQIRARFLALGIETAGRAAHDALKFRVPTFRPDITSEIDLIEEAMRLIGFDAIPSELTFKKQAEGVSIDKSLDKLERHIKTHLANSGFFEAVNYAFSSPSELARFSNVEALKLKNPLGEELSAMRTNLLPGLMQNVGYNLRQQAQRPAFFEIGCVFLGLNKAGAQPQTDGLTLDNMSADSYATEKLMLAGVMQGADFYVLKGILEGLLESLKLKAEFIPAQAPASYLHPAQSADILVGDKLVGQMGYLHPDLSDHGQSPVFEIDLEALKAHCFQVIQAKVLPKFPGIGRDLALILDEKILAGELLSAIRKFEPLALILEDARIFDVYQGKGIEAGKKSVAVSLSLRDVERTLTESEVQPLIEKLTKELEKSLGATLRA is encoded by the coding sequence ATGTACGTCAGCATTCAAACTTTGCACAGCCTCGTTGATTTAACCGGGGCATCGCCGGATGAACTTGCCCGCAAACTCACTTTTGCTGGCCTTGAAATCGAGTCAGTTCAAAGCTTTGAAGACGACACGATTTTAGAGCTCAAAGTGACTCCGAACCGCCCCGATGCTTTAAGCCACTTTGGCGTTGCTCGTGAATTAGCGGCGATCTACCTGTCTAGAACAACTTTCTTGGCGCCTTCAGTCAAAGAGCTCGGTGCATCGATTCATGATCTGATCCAAGTGCATGTGCAGGCTAAAGAAGCGTGCCCAAGATATGCGCTTCGCATTATCGAAGGCGTTCAAATCGCCGAAAGCCCCGAATGGCTGCAAAAAAAACTGCTCGCAATTAATATCAAACCCATCAACAACGTGGTTGATATCACCAACTGGGTATTAATGGAGCGAGGCCAGCCGCTGCATGCGTTTGATTTAGATATCCTATCCAAAGCCAAAGGGCGCTTTGGCGTGAAAGTACGCTTTGCCGAAGAAGGCGAAAAATTAGTGACTTTGGATGGCAAAGAACGCATCCTAACGAGCACTGACCTGGTCATCGCTGACGACGAACAAGCCTTGGCCATTGCTGGTGTCATGGGCGGTAAAAACAGCGAAGTGACCAATACCACACAAAATATTTTGTTGGAGTCAGCCTATTTTGAACCATCTGGCGTCCGCAAGACAGCCAAACGCTTACAAATGAGCACCGATTCAAGTTATCGCTTCGAGCGCGGCTGTGATCCCAATGGCGTCATTGGTGCTTTAGATAGAGCCGCCAGCCTAATTGAGGAAATTGCAGGCGGGCGTATTCGACGTGAAGTTGTGGATATCTACGCAAACCCCATTCAGCCATTGGAAATTTCACTTAGACCCGCCAGGCTCGCAGCACTTTCGGGACTTTCAGAGTCTCAGATGGACCCAGTGCAAATCAGAGCACGCTTTTTAGCGCTCGGCATTGAGACTGCTGGCCGCGCTGCTCATGATGCTTTAAAATTCAGAGTGCCAACTTTTAGGCCCGATATCACCAGCGAAATCGATCTGATTGAAGAAGCCATGCGCTTGATAGGCTTTGATGCGATTCCGTCAGAGCTAACTTTTAAAAAGCAGGCTGAAGGTGTTTCAATTGATAAGTCTTTAGACAAGCTCGAACGGCATATTAAAACGCATCTGGCGAACTCTGGCTTTTTCGAAGCGGTTAATTACGCTTTTAGCTCCCCTTCGGAGCTAGCACGCTTTTCTAATGTCGAAGCTCTAAAACTTAAAAATCCTCTGGGCGAAGAGTTGTCGGCGATGCGAACAAATCTGTTGCCGGGCCTCATGCAAAACGTCGGCTATAATTTGCGACAACAAGCGCAACGGCCTGCATTTTTCGAAATTGGCTGCGTCTTTTTAGGCCTCAATAAGGCAGGTGCTCAGCCACAGACGGATGGTTTGACGCTGGACAATATGAGCGCTGATTCGTACGCGACCGAAAAGCTGATGCTTGCAGGTGTGATGCAGGGTGCGGATTTCTATGTGCTTAAAGGTATTTTGGAAGGGCTGCTTGAATCTTTAAAGCTTAAGGCTGAGTTTATACCGGCCCAGGCACCTGCAAGTTATTTGCATCCCGCGCAGTCAGCGGATATTTTGGTCGGGGACAAACTTGTGGGCCAGATGGGCTATCTGCACCCCGATTTGAGTGACCATGGTCAATCGCCGGTGTTCGAAATTGATTTAGAAGCGTTAAAAGCGCATTGCTTCCAAGTGATTCAGGCGAAGGTATTGCCGAAGTTCCCAGGCATCGGACGCGATTTGGCGCTGATTTTGGATGAAAAGATTTTGGCTGGTGAATTGCTCAGTGCCATTCGGAAGTTTGAGCCGCTCGCGTTGATATTGGAAGATGCTCGGATATTTGACGTTTACCAAGGTAAGGGCATTGAAGCTGGGAAGAAATCCGTCGCCGTATCGCTGTCTTTGCGAGACGTTGAACGGACATTGACTGAAAGTGAAGTGCAGCCTTTGATTGAAAAGTTGACCAAAGAGCTTGAAAAATCGTTAGGCGCAACACTACGCGCTTAG
- the pheS gene encoding phenylalanine--tRNA ligase subunit alpha has protein sequence MQLKDIRANALESLTAIQSFEQLESLRVAFLGKKGRLSEILKSMGSLKPEERKVLGQEANALRDELEELLAAAKLRLQDSAKQEILKQSIDVTLPGKKPALGAIHPLTQTAYEILDILSDLGFESVRGPEIEHDFYNFQALNFPADHPAREMQDTFHLAPDVVLRTQTSPVQLRAMFALKEPPFRVACFGKVYRHDQDATHSPMFHQIEVLCVDQGISFADLKGTLTLLVKRLFSEKSKVRLRSSFFPFTEPSAEVDMSCFACQGENSTGCRLCKETGWIEILGCGLVHPNVLKTAGVDPEKFSGFAIGMGVERIAMLRHGISDIRLFFENDFRFLKQF, from the coding sequence ATGCAGCTTAAAGACATTCGCGCAAACGCTCTGGAGAGTTTGACGGCCATTCAGTCGTTCGAACAACTAGAGTCTTTGCGCGTTGCCTTTTTAGGCAAAAAAGGTCGGCTCTCCGAAATCTTAAAAAGCATGGGCTCTTTGAAACCTGAAGAACGTAAAGTTCTTGGGCAAGAAGCCAATGCTTTGCGTGATGAACTCGAAGAGCTCTTGGCAGCCGCCAAACTTCGGCTCCAGGATTCGGCTAAGCAAGAGATTCTTAAACAAAGCATCGATGTCACTTTACCAGGCAAAAAGCCTGCCTTAGGCGCCATTCATCCTTTGACCCAGACTGCCTATGAGATCTTGGATATTCTATCCGATTTAGGCTTTGAGTCGGTCAGAGGCCCTGAAATCGAGCACGACTTTTATAACTTTCAAGCCTTAAACTTCCCGGCAGATCACCCTGCACGCGAGATGCAAGATACCTTCCATCTGGCGCCCGATGTGGTTTTAAGAACGCAGACAAGCCCAGTACAGCTGCGCGCGATGTTTGCGCTCAAAGAGCCGCCCTTTAGAGTCGCTTGCTTCGGTAAAGTTTACCGGCATGACCAAGATGCCACGCATTCCCCGATGTTTCACCAAATCGAAGTACTTTGTGTAGACCAGGGCATTTCTTTCGCCGACCTGAAAGGCACTTTGACGCTTTTGGTCAAACGCCTATTTTCAGAAAAATCGAAAGTTAGACTGCGCTCCAGCTTCTTTCCTTTTACAGAACCTTCTGCCGAAGTAGACATGAGCTGCTTTGCCTGCCAAGGCGAAAACAGCACCGGTTGCAGACTATGCAAAGAAACCGGCTGGATTGAAATCCTCGGCTGCGGCCTGGTGCACCCCAATGTGCTGAAAACCGCGGGCGTTGATCCGGAAAAGTTCTCAGGCTTTGCCATCGGGATGGGCGTTGAGCGCATTGCGATGTTGCGCCATGGAATTTCAGACATTCGGCTCTTTTTCGAAAACGACTTTAGATTCTTAAAACAGTTTTAA
- the rplT gene encoding 50S ribosomal protein L20: MARVTRGFKARHRRKRILKLASGHIGTRNRLFRTAVESVERGLVYAYRDRKAKKRQFRRLWITRLNAAARENGLSYSVLMAKLKAANITLDRRALSELAIADSSAFASLVAKVNAA, from the coding sequence ATGGCACGTGTAACTCGAGGCTTTAAAGCCCGTCATCGTCGTAAGCGCATTTTAAAGCTTGCTTCCGGTCACATTGGAACCCGTAACCGCCTCTTCCGTACTGCGGTAGAAAGCGTTGAGCGTGGTTTGGTGTATGCATACAGAGATCGTAAAGCGAAGAAGAGACAATTTAGACGTCTTTGGATTACCCGTCTAAACGCAGCTGCCAGAGAAAATGGCCTAAGCTACAGCGTTTTGATGGCTAAACTGAAAGCAGCAAACATCACCTTGGACCGGCGCGCTTTGTCGGAGCTGGCCATCGCGGACAGTTCTGCATTCGCAAGCTTGGTGGCCAAGGTCAATGCAGCTTAA
- the rpmI gene encoding 50S ribosomal protein L35, translating into MAGCNKARGKNSPKMKTNRAAAKRLRVTGTGKIKVPSKGKSHCLSNKNRKRKRQLLKAGYMNKGDSARAERSIPYLF; encoded by the coding sequence ATGGCAGGTTGTAACAAAGCAAGGGGCAAAAACAGTCCCAAAATGAAAACGAATCGTGCGGCAGCTAAACGCCTTCGCGTTACTGGTACGGGAAAAATTAAAGTTCCGTCCAAGGGCAAGTCACATTGTTTGAGCAATAAGAATCGCAAACGTAAACGTCAGCTATTGAAAGCTGGTTATATGAATAAAGGCGATTCCGCTCGCGCAGAACGCTCGATTCCCTACCTATTTTAG
- the infC gene encoding translation initiation factor IF-3, with protein MNPDSPDNPRHKQMEPRVNRRIRVPEVRVILEDGEQLGVLQTIDALRRAESMGLDLVEVSPMAKPPVCKIMDYGKFKYQQKRKANEAKKKQQVIELKEVKFRPKTDIHDFEVKVARLRSFLVEGNKGKVTVMFRGREIVHPEIGFDVLKRVAERIQEEGVVESPARMEGRQMVMIVGPGKKK; from the coding sequence ATGAATCCCGATTCCCCGGACAATCCTAGACACAAGCAAATGGAACCACGCGTTAATCGTCGTATTAGAGTTCCGGAAGTTCGAGTAATCCTTGAAGATGGCGAACAACTTGGCGTTCTTCAAACGATAGACGCTCTAAGGCGTGCAGAGTCGATGGGACTCGATCTGGTAGAAGTATCTCCGATGGCAAAACCGCCTGTTTGCAAGATCATGGACTACGGTAAGTTCAAGTATCAGCAAAAGCGTAAAGCCAATGAAGCTAAGAAAAAGCAGCAGGTTATTGAGCTTAAAGAAGTTAAATTTCGCCCTAAAACGGATATCCATGACTTTGAAGTTAAAGTCGCTCGCCTGAGAAGCTTTCTGGTTGAAGGCAATAAGGGCAAAGTGACCGTGATGTTTAGAGGACGGGAAATCGTTCATCCTGAAATCGGCTTTGATGTGCTTAAGCGCGTTGCCGAGAGAATTCAGGAAGAAGGCGTTGTAGAATCGCCAGCCCGTATGGAAGGCCGGCAAATGGTAATGATCGTGGGTCCGGGCAAGAAGAAATAA
- a CDS encoding SCO family protein, with translation MKKTFINPFLVAFLFGILGLHLVREFNARRLTAPPALVEVPDWELTSHENKPFGSKDLKGKVVITSFFFTRCPTICPKMTQSMLEVQKRFTKLKDKSAFLTITIDPEFDTPEVLSDFRLKYDTNWTYLTGAKKDILSVVEGKMKLPMGDGHHVAELVLFDQVGDLRGKFGTDPTSLAALERAAKHLIDNP, from the coding sequence TTGAAAAAAACATTCATTAATCCATTCTTGGTAGCATTTTTGTTCGGCATTTTAGGTTTGCACCTAGTTAGAGAATTCAACGCCCGCAGGCTTACTGCGCCCCCTGCCCTTGTCGAAGTGCCTGACTGGGAACTCACCAGTCATGAAAACAAGCCTTTTGGCAGCAAGGATCTGAAAGGCAAAGTCGTCATCACCAGCTTCTTCTTCACCAGATGCCCCACCATCTGCCCTAAAATGACCCAAAGTATGCTGGAGGTTCAAAAGCGATTTACCAAATTAAAAGATAAGTCGGCATTTTTAACCATTACTATAGATCCAGAGTTTGACACCCCTGAAGTGTTATCTGACTTCAGACTTAAATATGATACTAATTGGACTTATTTAACCGGCGCAAAAAAAGATATTTTAAGTGTAGTTGAAGGAAAAATGAAGCTACCAATGGGGGATGGGCACCATGTAGCTGAATTGGTCTTATTTGACCAAGTAGGCGATCTAAGAGGCAAATTCGGTACGGATCCAACCTCGTTGGCCGCCTTAGAAAGGGCAGCTAAGCACCTTATTGACAATCCATAA